One window of Quercus robur chromosome 5, dhQueRobu3.1, whole genome shotgun sequence genomic DNA carries:
- the LOC126725164 gene encoding B3 domain-containing protein At5g60140-like — protein MIASFAVSAHFVMDGSLVSNVIFVSDEDLLEDEDLLEDEDNLEDEDNLEDENNLEDENYLEDKDCLKDTLKMKTILKTKTILRTKTILKTKDFLKDEDFREDEYCFLEDLEDEDCLEDEDDPYKTLKMKTSFKTKIINADLEEKVNLEDEDNLEDEDNLEDEDYLEDEDNLEYEDCLEDEDDLYKTLKTKIILKMKTILNMKITHETICIGIFVME, from the exons ATGATAGCTTCCTTCGCTGTTTCTGCTCACTTCGTCATGGATGGTTCTCTCGTCAGtaatgttatcttcgtcagCG ATGAAGACCTTCTTGAAGATGAAGACCTTCTTGAAGATGAAGACAACCTTGAAGACGAAGACAATCTTGAAGATGAAAACAATCTTGAGGATGAAAACTATCTTGAAGACAAAGATTGCCTTAAAGACACCTTGAAGATGAAGACAATCTTGAAGACGAAGACAATCTTAAGGACAAAGACAATCTTGAAGACAAAAGACTTCCTTAAAGACGAGGACTTCCGTGAAGATGAATATTGTTTTTTAGAAGatcttgaagatgaagattgccttgaagatgaagatgatccATACAAGACCTTGAAGATGAAGACCTCCTTCAAGACGAAGATCATCAATGCTGACCTTGAAGAAAAAGTCAACCTTGAAGACGAAGACAATCTTGAAGATGAAGACAATCTTGAGGATGAAGACTATCTCGAAGACGAAGATAATCTTGAATATGAAGATTgccttgaagatgaagatgatctATACAAGACCTTGAAGACAAAGATAATCTTAAAGATGAAGACTATCTTGAATATGAAGATAACCCATGAAACAATATGCATTGGCATCTTTGTAATGGAGTAA
- the LOC126724782 gene encoding cysteine-rich receptor-like protein kinase 44: MAPVSPSLIFSLCLIFILIPQATTQPSFICHTCSPGLGNYTTNGNYAANLNHVFSSFSSNTAIDNGFYSASYGQDPDKVYAIGLCRGDLNQDVCRSCLNDSTLALIQLCPNQKEAIGWYDNCTLRFSNHSIFGSEDDIPSCYRYNRNNVSDVDGYGKAVKSLLDSMISEAASSNLKFATKTSVAPDLCKLYGFVQCTPDLTEQQCNNCLEMTSSQLPLYSIGKGGGRFYTPSCNFRFDTYLFFQPRAEATLPPSPIFYPPMFAKARIAIIMALLGIIALILVLSICICLRAAKPIDSRETVDKITSVESLQFEFATIRAATDNFSDTNKLGKGGFGAVYRGTLPNEQEIAVKRLSRNSGQGDQEFKNEVLLVAKLQHRNLVRLLGFCLEGNERLLIYEFVPNTSLDHYIFDSMKRADLNWERRYKIIGGVARELLYLHEDSRLRIIHRDLKAANILLDAEMNPKISDFGMARMFVVDQTEGSTDRIVGTYGYMAPEYAMFGQFSIKSDIFSFGVLILEIVSGQKITRFRDEENIEYLLTYAWENWREGTTSNLIDPTLRGGPIAEMMRCIHIGLLCVQQNVADRPNMTSVLLMLNSNSVDLPSPTQPASFLQGNLPSAESLQQGINSSVSKYEVSITELYPR, from the exons ATGGCACCGGTTTCTCCTAGTCTAATTTTTTCACTGTGTTTGATTTTCATACTCATTCCTCAAGCCACTACTCAGCCAAGCTTCATATGCCACACTTGTTCACCTGGCCTGGGTAACTATACCACTAACGGTAACTACGCAGCGAACCTTAACCATGTTTTTTCATCCTTCTCCTCCAACACCGCAATTGACAATGGGTTTTACAGTGCCTCTTATGGCCAGGACCCTGACAAAGTCTATGCAATTGGACTCTGTAGAGGAGATCTTAATCAAGATGTTTGCCGAAGTTGCCTTAATGACTCCACACTTGCTCTCATACAACTTTGTCCCAATCAAAAGGAGGCAATAGGTTGGTACGACAATTGCACTTTGCGCTTCTCAAACCACTCCATATTTGGCAGCGAGGATGATATTCCTTCTTGCTATAGGTATAACCGAAATAACGTGTCGGATGTAGATGGCTACGGAAAAGCGGTCAAGTCCCTGTTAGATAGTATGATAAGTGAAGCTGCATCTAGTAATCTCAAGTTTGCTACCAAGACCTCAGTCGCCCCGGACTTGTGCAAATTGTATGGGTTTGTGCAGTGCACTCCTGACTTGACCGAGCAACAATGCAATAATTGTTTAGAAATGACTTCTTCACAACTTCCACTGTATAGTATTGGAAAGGGAGGTGGTAGATTTTACACACCAAGCTGCAATTTTAGGTTTGACACCTATCTTTTTTTTCAACCTCGAGCTGAAGCAACCT tgcCACCATCACcaattttttatcctcccatgTTTGCAAAAG CTCGAATTGCCATTATCATGGCTCTTCTAGGTATTATTGCCTTGATACTTGTCCTCAGCATTTGCATCTGTTTAAGAGCGGCAAAGCCAATTGATAGTCGTGAAA CTGTGGACAAAATAACAAGTGTAGAATCCTTGCAATTCGAGTTCGCCACCATTAGAGCAGCCACTGACAACTTTTCTGATACAAATAAGCTTGGTAAAGGTGGATTTGGGGCAGTTTACAGG ggTACACTTCCCAATGAACAAGAAATAGCTGTGAAAAGACTATCAAGGAACTCTGGACAGGGAGATCAAGAATTTAAGAATGAGGTTTTGTTAGTAGCCAAGCTTCAACACCGCAATTTAGTTAGGCTCCTTGGATTTTGCTTGGAAGGAAATGAAAGACTTCTAATCTATGAGTTTGTGCCAAACACAAGCCTTGATCACTACATATTTG ATTCGATGAAGCGTGCAGATTTAAATTGGGAAAGGCGTTATAAAATCATAGGAGGTGTTGCTCGAGAGCTTTTGTACCTACATGAGGATTCTCGACTTCGAATTATTCATCGTGACCTCAAAGCTGCCAACATTTTATTAGATGCAGAAATGAACcctaaaatttcagattttggcATGGCAAGGATGTTTGTAGTGGATCAAACTGAAGGTAGCACTGATAGAATTGTGGGAACCTA TGGATATATGGCTCCAGAATATGCAATGTTTGGACAATTCTCAATTAAATCAGATATCTTTAGTTTTGGTGTGTTAATACTGGAAATTGTAAGCGGCCAAAAAATTACTCGTTTTCGTGATGAAGAGAATATTGAATACCTTCTAACATAT GCATGGGAAAATTGGAGGGAGGGGACAACTTCAAATCTCATAGATCCCACATTAAGGGGCGGTCCAATAGCTGAAATGATGAGATGTATTCACATTGGGCTGCTTTGTGTTCAACAAAATGTTGCTGACAGACCCAACATGACTTCGGTACTTCTCATGCTTAATAGCAATTCTGTCGATCTCCCTTCACCTACACAACCTGCAAGCTTCCTGCAGGGAAATCTTCCATCAGCCGAATCCTTACAACAGGGTATTAATTCCAGTGTATCTAAGTATGAGGTTTCAATTACCGAGTTGTATCCCAGGTAG
- the LOC126725153 gene encoding uncharacterized protein LOC126725153, translating to MAEMLLKAQKYMNAEDALAAIKDTERLGDKSKREDDRRGPLHSSPNVRDKNKYCRFHRDHGHNTEDCRDLREQIEELIRKGKLQKFVKKGEYSKFRDDNRTQKESFNRDDDHTSQPPRKVIGEINTITGGPFSGGSFRSLRKACYRQVNSVHAIPPSKYQRTYQDMSFNEGDARGVKQPHNDPLVIVLNIEGFNTRRILVDNGSSADIIYLPAFQQLKLDPKRLRPFDSPLVSFSGDRVYPRGIVTLTVTVGTYPLQLTKQVDFLVVDCPSSYNVIIGRPTLNKWKAATSTYCLKVKFPTDDGVGEVKGDQVLARECYQAVLARKENHTWTIEEKEEDGVETLEAVELVEGNADRTTRIGTTLSPEMRTRLIKFLKGNLDVFAWSHEDMPGISPEIIQHRLNVDANRKPVQQRRRTFAPERDQAVAEEVTKLLTAGFIREVYYPEWLANVVLVKKPNGKWRMCVDFTDLNKACPKDSFPLPRIDQLVDSTAGHKLLTFMDAFSGYNQIKMAEEDQEKTAFITSQGLYCYKVMPFGLKNAGATYQRLVNKMFNQQIGRNMEVYVDDMLVKSKEELAHLDDLEE from the exons ATGGCTGAGATGCTCCtgaaggcccaaaaatacatgaATGCGGAAGACGCTCTAGCTGCCATAAAAGATACCGAGAGGCTGGGAGACAAGTCCAAGCGGGAAGACGACCGCAGAGG gcCATTACACTCGTCCCCCAACGTacgtgacaagaacaagtattgccgGTTCCACAGAGACCACGGCCATAACACAGAAGATTGCAGAGACCTGAGGGAACAAATAGAGGAGTTAATACGGAAAGGAAAGTTGCAGAAATTtgtaaagaaaggagaatatagcAAGTTCAGAGACGACAACAGGACCCAAAAAGAATCCTTCAATCGGGATGACGACCATACATCCCAACCTCCACGCAaggtgatcggggagataaacacgatcACGGGAGGACCATTCTCAGGAGGGTCATTCAGATCGCTTAGAAAAGCATGCTACAGACAGGTAAACAGCGTCCACGCCATTCCTCCGTCCAAGTACCAACGAACGTACCAAGATATGTCCTTTAATGAAGGAGACGCCAGGGGAGTGAAACAGCCTCACAACGATCCCCTGGTCATAGTActgaatatagaagggttcaataccaGAAGGATCCTTGTTGATAACGGAAGCTCAGCGGATATCATCTACCTCCCAGCCTTCCAGCAGTTGAAGTTAGATCCAAAAAGGCTCCGTCCTTTTGACTCTCCGCTggtcagtttcagtggagacagggtCTACCCCAGGGGTATAGTGACTCTGACGGTGACAGTAGGAACCTACCCGTTGCAGCTGACCAAACAAGTAGATTTCCTGGTTGTAGATTGCCCCTCATcttacaatgtcatcattgggaggcctaccctaaacaagtggaaggcaGCAACGTCCACATattgtttgaaggtgaaattcccaacagacGATGGTGTAGGTGAGGTGAAGGGTGATCAGGTCCTGGCAAGGGAGTGCTACCAGGCCGTACTGGCAAGAAAGGAGAACCACACGTGGAcgatagaagaaaaagaggaagacggAGTGGAGACCCTGGAAGCAGTGGAGTTGGTAGAAGGAAATGCGGACAGGACAACCAGGATAGGGACGACGCTAAGCCCTGAGATGAGAACGAGACTTATAAAGTTCCTTAAAGGGAATcttgatgtctttgcatggagtcacgaggacatgccaggcatTTCTCCAGAGATCATCCAGCATAGACTGAATGTGGACGCCAACAGGAAGCCCGTTCAGCAACGACGAAGAACTTTCGCTCCAGAGCGAGATCAAGCAGTAGCAGAAGAGGTAACCAAACTCTTGACGGCTGGATTCATCCGGGAGGTATACTACCCAGAATGGCTCGCCAACGTCGTCCTGGTGAAGAAACCAAacggaaagtggagaatgtgtgtagacttcactgacttgaataaagcatgcccaaaggacagcttccctctaccaaggATAGACCAGCTCGTGGACTCTACCGCTGGACACAAGTTGTTgacgttcatggacgccttttcagggtacaaccagataaagatggctgaagaagaccaggagaagaccgccttcatcaccagccagggactctattgttataaggtgatgccttttgggttgaaaaatgctggagctacatatcagaggttggtaaacaaaatgttcaacCAACAAATTGGCAGAAACATGGAGGTATATGtagacgatatgctcgtcaaaAGTAAGGAAGAGCTCGCTCATCTGGACGACCTGGAGGAG